The following are encoded in a window of Staphylospora marina genomic DNA:
- a CDS encoding YitT family protein gives MKQGKLLNHTKNIAAIFLGALIFSVGINYFAIPAQLAEGGLTGIALLVHYWLGWDVGIVIWTLNIPLLIIGWRELGKRTFIYTVIGINALTLMLSLTEFLRHQWTGPVEDFLLCALYTGVMVGLGLGLIFRVGGTTGGVDIIARLANKWFGLSIGKTMFLFDFAVIGCSVFLIGINKAMYTLVAVFVGARVVDFVVEGLNASKAATIISNCPHELARAITQKMNRGVTLLKGRGGYTGQEKDVLYAVVAPNELPKLKRIINKTDPYAFVVVHDTRDVQGEGFTYDNPDEVSAEKE, from the coding sequence ATGAAACAGGGGAAACTGCTCAATCACACAAAAAACATCGCGGCCATTTTCTTGGGCGCGCTGATCTTCTCCGTCGGAATCAATTACTTCGCCATTCCCGCCCAACTGGCGGAAGGGGGCCTTACGGGCATCGCCCTGTTGGTTCACTACTGGCTGGGCTGGGATGTCGGGATTGTCATATGGACGCTGAACATTCCGCTGCTCATCATCGGTTGGCGCGAACTCGGCAAGCGGACCTTCATCTATACCGTCATCGGCATCAACGCGCTGACCCTGATGCTGAGCCTCACCGAATTCCTTCGACACCAATGGACCGGGCCGGTGGAAGATTTCCTTCTCTGCGCCCTGTACACCGGTGTGATGGTCGGTCTGGGGCTCGGCCTCATCTTTCGCGTCGGCGGCACCACCGGCGGCGTGGACATCATCGCCCGATTGGCCAACAAATGGTTCGGTCTCAGCATCGGGAAAACCATGTTCCTGTTTGATTTCGCCGTCATCGGATGTTCCGTCTTCCTGATCGGCATCAACAAAGCGATGTACACGCTGGTGGCGGTTTTTGTGGGAGCCCGCGTGGTCGACTTCGTGGTGGAAGGGCTGAACGCCTCCAAAGCGGCCACCATCATTTCCAATTGTCCGCACGAACTGGCCCGGGCCATCACCCAGAAGATGAACCGCGGAGTCACTTTGCTCAAGGGACGCGGAGGATATACCGGACAGGAGAAAGACGTTTTGTATGCGGTCGTCGCGCCGAACGAGCTTCCCAAGTTGAAGCGGATCATCAACAAAACGGACCCTTACGCGTTCGTGGTGGTTCACGATACCCGGGACGTGCAGGGAGAAGGTTTCACATACGACAACCCCGACGAAGTTTCCGCGGAAAAAGAATGA
- a CDS encoding nucleotide pyrophosphohydrolase, with translation MAGKTLSDIQQEVHEYISQFKEGYFKPLSMLARMTEEVGELAREVNHLYGEKPKKPGEKENTVSGELGDILFIVVCFANSLGISLEEAFDEVMQKYRTRDANRWTRIEKP, from the coding sequence ATGGCAGGCAAGACGTTGAGCGACATTCAGCAGGAAGTGCATGAATACATCAGCCAGTTCAAGGAAGGGTATTTCAAACCGTTGTCCATGTTGGCCAGAATGACCGAAGAGGTCGGCGAACTTGCCCGGGAAGTGAATCACTTGTACGGAGAAAAGCCGAAAAAACCCGGGGAGAAGGAAAATACCGTTTCCGGCGAGCTGGGAGACATTTTGTTCATCGTGGTTTGTTTTGCCAATTCGTTGGGGATCAGTCTGGAAGAAGCTTTTGATGAAGTGATGCAAAAATACCGGACAAGGGATGCCAACCGGTGGACTCGCATCGAAAAACCGTAA
- the dapB gene encoding 4-hydroxy-tetrahydrodipicolinate reductase codes for MAIRVIVAGASGRMGQEVVKMIRNEDKIRLVGGVSRSRKGEDAGEVAGVGPLGVTLVGSVEEALKQTEADVLVDLTVPHAVKAHMELAIRAGVRPVVGTSGLSRDDLNGIARLCAERGVGAIVAPNFAIGAVLMMMFARKAAQYLPHVEIIESHHDRKLDAPSGTAVKTAEMIAQNRPEFRQGHPDEEEWIDGARGAFVQGFRIHSVRLPGLVAHQEVLFGGHGQLLTIRHDSFNRESFMPGVKLAIEKVLQLDGLVYGLENILE; via the coding sequence ATGGCGATTCGTGTGATTGTCGCGGGTGCCAGCGGCAGAATGGGACAAGAAGTCGTGAAAATGATCCGCAATGAAGACAAAATTCGTTTGGTGGGAGGGGTGTCGCGTTCCCGAAAAGGGGAGGATGCCGGCGAAGTGGCAGGGGTCGGGCCGCTCGGCGTGACGTTGGTCGGGTCGGTCGAAGAAGCTCTCAAGCAGACCGAGGCGGATGTCCTGGTGGATTTGACCGTTCCTCACGCCGTCAAGGCACACATGGAACTGGCCATCCGTGCAGGAGTTCGGCCGGTGGTGGGAACCAGCGGATTGTCGCGGGACGATTTGAACGGAATCGCGCGCCTGTGTGCCGAAAGGGGAGTGGGGGCCATTGTCGCACCCAATTTCGCCATCGGGGCGGTGCTGATGATGATGTTCGCCCGGAAGGCGGCACAATACCTGCCTCACGTGGAAATCATTGAATCCCATCATGACCGGAAACTGGATGCACCTTCCGGTACGGCGGTGAAAACCGCGGAAATGATCGCCCAAAACCGTCCGGAATTCCGGCAGGGACATCCGGATGAAGAGGAGTGGATCGACGGCGCTCGCGGAGCGTTTGTGCAAGGCTTTCGCATTCACAGCGTGCGATTGCCCGGCCTGGTGGCCCATCAGGAAGTTTTGTTTGGAGGGCATGGACAGCTGCTGACGATCCGTCATGACTCGTTCAATCGCGAGTCATTCATGCCGGGAGTGAAACTGGCCATCGAAAAAGTGTTGCAGCTGGACGGCCTCGTTTACGGTTTGGAGAACATTCTCGAATGA
- a CDS encoding 1-aminocyclopropane-1-carboxylate deaminase/D-cysteine desulfhydrase, translating into MKKETPRFPILTGETPLQPLRRFSEHAGAEIWIKRDDLTGIGVGGNKLRKLEFLLGEALDRGCDLVLTGGSPQSNHARLTAAAAAAAGLKARLLFAGRRTGPMQGNLLLDRILGAEVILTGKYGTKGLLEAMEEEAENARSAGLNPYVIPVGGSTPVGDWGYVLAWRELESQRERMGIPPFDEIVVALGTGGTLAGLWIGGFLDGSKTRLTGISVWETKERAIPELRGHAENLAAWIGVTPPPDESGVEVDDRFFGPKYGVPSEAGNAAIRLLARTEGIFADPVYTGKALAGMLERIRRGEMAGRRILFWHTGGLPAVFAHAASFEEDDGS; encoded by the coding sequence GTGAAAAAGGAGACACCCCGTTTTCCCATTTTGACCGGTGAAACGCCGCTTCAACCCCTGCGGCGTTTTTCGGAGCATGCCGGAGCGGAAATCTGGATCAAACGCGATGATCTGACCGGGATCGGTGTGGGTGGAAACAAACTGCGAAAGTTGGAGTTCCTGCTGGGGGAAGCATTGGATCGCGGATGCGATCTCGTGCTTACCGGAGGAAGTCCGCAGTCCAATCACGCCAGGCTGACTGCAGCGGCGGCGGCTGCCGCCGGACTGAAAGCGCGGCTTCTGTTTGCGGGACGGCGAACGGGTCCCATGCAGGGGAACCTTCTTCTCGACCGGATTCTGGGGGCCGAGGTGATCCTTACCGGCAAGTACGGAACGAAAGGATTGCTGGAGGCCATGGAGGAAGAAGCGGAAAACGCCCGCTCCGCCGGTCTGAACCCGTACGTGATTCCCGTCGGCGGATCAACCCCGGTCGGGGATTGGGGGTATGTGCTGGCGTGGCGGGAACTGGAGAGCCAACGCGAACGAATGGGCATTCCGCCCTTTGATGAAATCGTGGTGGCGCTGGGTACCGGCGGAACGCTGGCCGGCCTCTGGATCGGGGGTTTCCTGGACGGATCGAAGACACGCCTGACCGGGATCAGCGTTTGGGAAACGAAAGAACGGGCGATACCCGAACTCCGCGGGCATGCGGAGAATCTGGCTGCCTGGATCGGTGTCACACCGCCGCCGGATGAATCCGGAGTGGAGGTGGATGACCGATTTTTCGGGCCGAAATACGGGGTCCCTTCGGAAGCCGGCAATGCCGCCATCCGGTTGCTCGCCAGAACGGAAGGGATCTTTGCCGATCCGGTGTACACGGGAAAAGCGCTGGCCGGGATGCTGGAACGAATCCGGAGGGGAGAAATGGCCGGCAGACGGATCCTCTTCTGGCACACGGGGGGATTGCCGGCTGTTTTTGCGCATGCCGCTTCTTTTGAGGAGGATGATGGATCGTGA
- a CDS encoding methylglyoxal synthase: MNIALIAHDRMKEQMIRFCLAYEPILRRHSLFATGTTGTRVMEATGLNVRRFLSGPLGGDQQIGALVAEDRMDLILFFRDPLTAQPHEPDILALLRLADVHDIPVATNLASAEILIRAVERGELSWRESKNER; this comes from the coding sequence GTGAACATCGCATTGATTGCGCACGACCGGATGAAAGAGCAAATGATCCGGTTTTGCCTCGCCTATGAACCGATCCTGCGCCGGCACAGTCTGTTTGCGACGGGTACCACCGGAACGCGGGTCATGGAAGCCACGGGCCTGAACGTGCGGCGGTTTCTGTCCGGCCCGCTCGGCGGTGACCAGCAGATCGGTGCCCTTGTGGCGGAAGACCGCATGGATCTCATCCTGTTTTTCCGGGATCCGCTCACGGCGCAGCCTCATGAGCCGGACATTTTGGCTCTGCTTCGGCTGGCCGATGTGCACGACATCCCCGTGGCCACCAATCTTGCTTCCGCGGAAATCCTGATCCGGGCGGTGGAGCGGGGAGAGCTTTCCTGGAGGGAAAGCAAAAACGAACGCTGA
- the bshB1 gene encoding bacillithiol biosynthesis deacetylase BshB1 — MEGTNSVDILAFGAHPDDVEIGVGGILAKHAAAGFSIAICNLTHAELSSNGTVEIRKMEAKQAARILGVRKLINLGFPDRGLRGDREEVLKIAQVIRQLRPKIVLSPYFEDRHPDHVMTSRLVKDAVFDAAIRKIRTPGDEAPHRVPQVYHYFINDIHPADVIVDISDFYEIKVNAILAYRSQFDRQSGEVSTPLNNPAYLAMIRGRDQLWGQQVGSMYGEALVSPRPIRQSLLLPAQFRALPPGKF, encoded by the coding sequence GTGGAAGGCACAAATTCGGTCGACATTCTGGCTTTCGGTGCCCATCCGGATGATGTGGAAATCGGAGTGGGCGGCATCTTGGCGAAGCACGCCGCGGCGGGCTTTTCCATCGCGATTTGCAACCTGACCCATGCCGAACTTTCATCGAACGGCACCGTGGAAATCCGCAAAATGGAAGCCAAACAGGCGGCACGCATTCTGGGTGTGCGAAAGTTGATCAATCTCGGATTTCCCGATCGGGGACTGCGCGGAGACAGGGAAGAGGTGCTGAAGATTGCCCAGGTGATCCGCCAGCTCAGACCCAAAATCGTGTTGTCTCCGTACTTTGAAGATCGCCATCCGGATCATGTGATGACCAGTCGATTGGTGAAAGATGCCGTGTTTGACGCGGCGATCCGCAAAATCCGCACCCCCGGTGACGAAGCACCGCATCGCGTTCCGCAGGTGTACCATTATTTCATCAATGACATCCATCCGGCGGATGTCATCGTGGACATCTCGGACTTTTACGAAATCAAGGTGAATGCGATTCTGGCATACCGGAGCCAGTTTGATCGTCAGTCGGGGGAAGTCTCCACCCCGTTGAACAATCCCGCGTATCTGGCGATGATCCGGGGGCGGGATCAACTTTGGGGACAGCAGGTGGGCAGCATGTACGGAGAGGCGTTGGTCAGTCCCAGACCCATTCGCCAATCCCTGCTGTTGCCCGCGCAGTTCCGGGCTCTTCCGCCCGGCAAATTCTGA
- the bshA gene encoding N-acetyl-alpha-D-glucosaminyl L-malate synthase BshA, giving the protein MRIGITCYPSHGGSGVVATELGKLLAERGHDIHFITYDMPFRLGRFHQNIRYHGVEANRYAVFKFPPYDLALASRMAQVAKAYRLDLLHVHYAVPHAIAAVLAKQMVGDHLKVVTTLHGTDITVLGEDPGLKDVICFGISRSDAVTAVSDSLVRQTRELFCVDTPIRRIYNFVDSRVYYPKDMSSLRDRYIYPGERLLLHISNFRPVKRPMDVIEIFHRVNREIPSRLLLVGEGPELPKVMERVNELELQDKVIFLGNQDEVSQLISLADLLLLPSAKESFGLVALEAMACGVPTVASNIGGIPEVVEDGVTGFLSEVGDVEKMAMDAVRLLKNEALARQFSEAGLQRVKTKFCGLRIVKEYEELYREVLEGKRE; this is encoded by the coding sequence ATGCGCATCGGAATCACCTGTTATCCTTCCCACGGCGGATCCGGCGTGGTGGCCACCGAACTCGGCAAACTCTTGGCCGAACGGGGGCATGACATTCATTTCATCACGTATGACATGCCGTTCCGCTTGGGCAGGTTCCACCAGAACATCCGTTACCACGGCGTGGAGGCCAATCGATACGCCGTTTTCAAATTTCCTCCTTACGATCTGGCATTGGCCAGTCGGATGGCTCAGGTGGCCAAGGCTTACCGGCTGGATTTGCTTCATGTGCATTATGCCGTTCCTCATGCCATCGCCGCCGTGTTGGCCAAACAGATGGTGGGGGATCATCTCAAGGTGGTGACCACCCTTCACGGAACGGACATCACCGTGCTCGGCGAAGATCCCGGCCTGAAAGACGTGATCTGTTTCGGCATCTCAAGGAGCGATGCCGTGACGGCCGTGTCCGATTCGCTGGTTCGCCAGACCCGGGAGTTGTTCTGTGTGGATACTCCGATCCGGCGCATTTACAACTTTGTGGATTCCCGGGTGTACTATCCCAAGGACATGTCGTCTCTGCGTGACAGGTACATTTACCCCGGAGAGCGGCTTCTTCTTCACATCTCCAATTTCCGGCCGGTAAAAAGACCGATGGACGTGATCGAGATCTTTCACAGGGTGAACCGGGAAATTCCTTCCCGTCTTCTGTTGGTCGGGGAAGGCCCGGAATTGCCGAAAGTGATGGAGAGGGTCAATGAGTTGGAGTTGCAGGACAAAGTGATCTTTTTGGGGAACCAGGATGAGGTCTCCCAACTGATTTCCCTGGCGGACCTTCTCCTGCTTCCTTCGGCCAAAGAGAGTTTCGGTCTTGTGGCATTGGAAGCGATGGCCTGCGGGGTTCCGACCGTTGCATCCAACATCGGGGGCATTCCCGAAGTGGTGGAGGACGGCGTCACGGGATTCCTGTCCGAGGTCGGAGACGTGGAAAAAATGGCCATGGACGCCGTCCGACTGCTCAAGAACGAAGCATTGGCCCGACAATTTTCGGAAGCCGGTCTCCAGCGGGTGAAGACAAAGTTTTGCGGTCTGCGAATTGTGAAAGAATACGAAGAGTTGTACCGGGAAGTGCTTGAAGGGAAACGGGAGTGA
- a CDS encoding CCA tRNA nucleotidyltransferase — translation MDTRKQAALEVIRTLESTGHQAYLVGGCVRDQLLGRVPGDYDVATDARPERVRELFERSIPTGLKHGTVTVLMNDLPVEVTTFRVEGEYRDHRRPSRVEFVGSLRQDLARRDFTINAMAMDGSGRLIDPFGGLKDLEAGLIRTVGDPCERFGEDPLRMLRAARFAAQFGFRLDSKAWTAIERMYRECRHLSVERVTSEIGKMWKAERVEPGIEVLFRTGLIRGLPPFLRWESDVSLTPELVKPFDLSRDPHLRWTWLLWVCGTRPEEAGSRLRQLRMSGDDIKTICTCMELGGNWRAVGEHEGKEMLLTHSLQEILDARKLAVWIRGCEDVEPNDAAWTRWNEEMPVKSVKDLPVDGTALIRRTGLPPGPWVGRVLRELTRRTALGLIPCDEDALLKEGAELAVDST, via the coding sequence GTGGACACACGGAAACAGGCGGCGCTTGAAGTGATCAGGACGTTGGAAAGCACGGGTCATCAAGCGTATCTGGTGGGCGGTTGCGTGCGTGACCAATTGCTCGGCAGAGTACCCGGTGATTACGATGTTGCGACGGACGCCCGTCCGGAACGGGTCCGCGAATTGTTTGAAAGATCCATTCCCACCGGCCTGAAGCACGGAACGGTGACGGTTCTGATGAACGATCTTCCGGTGGAAGTGACCACGTTCCGGGTGGAAGGGGAATACAGGGATCATCGCAGGCCGAGCCGCGTTGAATTCGTGGGGTCACTCCGTCAGGATCTTGCCAGAAGGGATTTCACCATCAACGCCATGGCCATGGACGGCAGCGGTCGGCTCATCGATCCGTTCGGGGGCCTGAAGGATCTGGAAGCGGGGCTCATCCGGACTGTCGGAGATCCGTGCGAACGTTTCGGGGAGGATCCTCTCCGGATGTTGCGGGCCGCCCGCTTTGCGGCCCAATTCGGTTTCCGGTTGGATTCGAAGGCCTGGACGGCGATCGAACGGATGTATCGGGAGTGCCGGCATCTGTCCGTTGAACGGGTCACGTCGGAAATCGGCAAAATGTGGAAAGCGGAGCGGGTGGAACCGGGCATCGAAGTATTGTTCCGAACCGGCCTGATCCGCGGGCTGCCTCCGTTTCTTCGCTGGGAATCGGATGTCTCCCTGACGCCTGAACTCGTGAAACCGTTTGATCTGAGTCGGGATCCTCATCTTCGATGGACATGGCTTCTGTGGGTGTGCGGAACCCGTCCGGAAGAGGCCGGATCCAGGCTTCGTCAACTCAGAATGTCGGGCGACGACATCAAAACCATCTGCACATGCATGGAATTGGGCGGGAATTGGCGTGCCGTCGGGGAACATGAAGGGAAAGAAATGCTCCTCACCCACTCCTTGCAAGAGATACTGGACGCACGGAAGCTGGCCGTGTGGATCCGCGGATGTGAAGACGTCGAGCCGAATGATGCCGCATGGACCCGATGGAACGAGGAAATGCCGGTGAAATCGGTCAAAGATCTGCCCGTGGACGGCACGGCTCTGATTCGCCGCACGGGTCTTCCTCCCGGGCCGTGGGTGGGCAGGGTGCTTCGCGAACTCACCCGTCGGACCGCACTCGGTCTGATTCCTTGCGACGAAGATGCATTGTTGAAAGAAGGGGCTGAACTTGCAGTCGATTCGACATGA
- a CDS encoding biotin--[acetyl-CoA-carboxylase] ligase yields the protein MQSIRHDIVRLLIEHKDRFLSGEELSRLAGCSRAAVWKHVEDLRREGYEIEARPRSGYRLVHRPDRIAPEEILPHLTTRSFGREIRYEPTTPSTQILARKWAREGAAEGSLVIAEEQVQGRGRMGRSWHSPPRAGIWMSLILRPPIPLAQAPHLTLLASVGVCLGIREFTGLPVTIKWPNDLLIHGKKVCGILTELRGEQDRIDHVVLGIGINVNAREEHFPPELKPIATSLAVEAGGEFHRAPLLAAILKQLEDVYHLYLREGFSPVREAWERAAGMLGQEVTAKTPQGTVIGVAERLNDQGALLIRTQGGEVAVYSAEIEVP from the coding sequence TTGCAGTCGATTCGACATGACATTGTGCGCCTGTTGATCGAACACAAGGACCGTTTTTTGTCCGGTGAGGAATTGAGCCGCCTGGCCGGTTGCAGCCGCGCGGCCGTCTGGAAACACGTGGAGGATCTCAGGCGGGAGGGGTACGAAATCGAAGCCCGGCCGCGCAGCGGATACCGGCTTGTCCATCGACCGGATCGGATCGCTCCGGAAGAGATTTTGCCTCATTTGACCACCCGGAGCTTCGGAAGGGAGATCCGGTACGAACCGACGACCCCTTCCACCCAGATCCTTGCCCGGAAGTGGGCGAGGGAGGGAGCGGCGGAAGGTTCTCTGGTCATCGCGGAAGAACAGGTCCAGGGCAGGGGAAGAATGGGACGGAGCTGGCATTCACCTCCGCGTGCGGGGATCTGGATGAGCCTGATCCTTCGGCCGCCCATCCCGTTGGCTCAAGCCCCCCATCTCACATTGCTTGCTTCGGTGGGGGTCTGCCTGGGAATCCGGGAGTTCACGGGCTTGCCGGTCACCATCAAATGGCCCAATGACCTGCTCATCCATGGAAAAAAAGTGTGCGGCATCCTGACCGAACTGCGGGGAGAACAGGACCGGATCGATCATGTGGTGCTGGGAATCGGCATCAACGTCAATGCACGGGAAGAACACTTTCCCCCCGAATTGAAACCGATTGCCACTTCGCTGGCCGTGGAGGCGGGCGGTGAGTTTCACCGCGCTCCTCTGTTGGCGGCGATCCTGAAGCAACTGGAAGATGTGTATCACCTGTATTTGCGGGAAGGGTTTTCTCCGGTACGTGAAGCCTGGGAACGGGCGGCGGGAATGTTGGGACAGGAAGTGACAGCGAAAACTCCGCAGGGAACGGTCATCGGTGTGGCCGAGCGGTTGAACGATCAGGGGGCCTTGCTGATCCGAACCCAAGGCGGTGAGGTGGCGGTATACTCCGCGGAAATCGAAGTTCCTTGA
- a CDS encoding TIGR01777 family oxidoreductase, whose amino-acid sequence MRIAITGSSGLVGTCLVNAFLKDGHDLLLLVRKPGAGDPRCRHSLWDPERGVIDRDALEGMDAVIHLAGKSINGRFTRKHKEQVLSSRVKGTTLLSDTLASLKRPPRVFLSASGIGLTHQYDLVSDESNSLGDGFLPTVIQPWEASTQPAIQAGIRTVLLRFGIVLSKDGGALKQMLPVYRMGLGGKIGHGKQVMSWISIEEIPHILRFLMERETVSGVVNMTAPRPVTNEEFVRTLGKVLERPVLFPVPAFAIHLLFGEMGEELLLKGNPVLPKKLLDEGYTFRHPELEPALRRILGRESG is encoded by the coding sequence TTGCGGATTGCCATCACAGGATCCAGCGGACTGGTCGGAACTTGCTTGGTGAATGCGTTTCTGAAAGACGGACACGATTTGCTGCTGCTGGTCAGAAAGCCGGGGGCCGGAGATCCCCGATGCAGACACTCGTTGTGGGATCCGGAACGCGGAGTGATTGACCGGGACGCTCTGGAAGGCATGGATGCCGTGATCCATTTGGCCGGCAAGAGCATCAACGGAAGATTTACCCGCAAACACAAGGAACAGGTACTCTCCAGTCGGGTCAAGGGCACCACCCTGCTGTCAGACACGCTGGCTTCATTGAAACGACCTCCCCGGGTGTTCCTTTCCGCATCCGGAATCGGTCTCACCCACCAATACGATTTGGTATCGGATGAATCCAACTCGTTGGGAGACGGGTTTCTTCCCACGGTGATCCAACCATGGGAAGCCTCGACACAACCGGCGATCCAGGCCGGCATCCGCACCGTACTTTTGCGCTTTGGAATCGTGCTTTCCAAGGACGGGGGAGCCCTGAAGCAAATGCTCCCCGTGTACCGCATGGGACTGGGAGGAAAAATCGGCCACGGAAAGCAGGTGATGAGTTGGATCTCGATTGAAGAGATTCCCCACATCCTTCGATTCCTGATGGAACGGGAAACCGTTTCCGGCGTGGTCAACATGACCGCTCCCCGTCCGGTCACCAACGAAGAGTTTGTCCGAACGCTGGGCAAAGTGCTCGAAAGACCCGTTCTCTTCCCGGTTCCCGCTTTCGCGATCCACCTTCTGTTCGGGGAAATGGGTGAAGAACTGTTGCTCAAAGGCAATCCCGTATTGCCGAAGAAATTGCTGGACGAGGGCTACACGTTCCGTCATCCCGAGTTGGAACCGGCCTTGCGACGGATATTGGGCCGCGAATCCGGCTAA
- a CDS encoding NUDIX hydrolase, whose protein sequence is MALSFRGQWVLREEIPAGKVENDEQPESAVLRELREETGYTSDTVPLKLGTFYTNPAVSNNTITTFLLRDCYRVGEQRLDPAEHVEWLVIPVSEFEKMIREGRIRRLFTVFAYNLAKSFLK, encoded by the coding sequence ATGGCTCTGTCGTTTCGCGGTCAGTGGGTTCTGCGGGAGGAGATCCCCGCGGGAAAAGTGGAGAACGATGAGCAGCCTGAATCTGCGGTCTTGCGGGAATTGCGTGAGGAGACCGGTTATACATCCGACACGGTCCCCTTGAAACTGGGCACCTTTTATACGAATCCCGCCGTGTCGAACAATACGATCACCACCTTTTTGCTCAGGGATTGTTATCGAGTCGGCGAGCAAAGGTTGGATCCCGCCGAACACGTGGAATGGTTGGTGATTCCGGTGTCAGAGTTCGAGAAAATGATCAGGGAGGGAAGGATCCGCCGGTTGTTCACCGTGTTTGCATACAACTTGGCGAAAAGCTTCCTGAAATGA